In Acidimicrobiales bacterium, a single window of DNA contains:
- a CDS encoding L,D-transpeptidase, translating to MPRGPHRSRQVLVGVVLAAAFAVTAASCGHADRPDLGEDAAPTTTTVAPTTTTAPDHTTTVVTTPATSVEVFSAPDDPAPALTVEKPGPGLQAPADPLAFVVEDEQDGWVQVQVPVRPNGTTGWIKADGLQEATTDLRIEVSLSWFRLKMFDGDELLLDVPVAIGADDSPTPTGTFFTTTLMQGYAQPSAYGIAAIGLSGFSEVLESFGGGPPQIAIHGTYDDAAIGSRVSNGCIRMSNADIQSLVDQLPQHLGVPVTIAP from the coding sequence GTGCCTCGGGGACCCCACCGCTCGCGCCAGGTGCTGGTCGGCGTGGTGCTGGCCGCCGCCTTTGCGGTCACCGCGGCGTCGTGCGGCCATGCCGACCGCCCCGATCTCGGCGAGGACGCGGCGCCGACGACCACCACGGTCGCCCCGACGACCACCACCGCCCCCGACCACACGACGACGGTGGTCACCACCCCGGCGACCTCGGTCGAGGTGTTCTCCGCCCCCGACGATCCGGCGCCGGCGCTGACCGTCGAGAAGCCGGGGCCGGGTCTGCAGGCGCCCGCCGACCCCCTCGCGTTCGTGGTCGAGGACGAGCAGGACGGCTGGGTCCAGGTGCAGGTGCCGGTGCGCCCAAACGGCACCACGGGCTGGATCAAGGCCGATGGCCTCCAGGAGGCCACCACGGACCTCCGCATCGAGGTGAGCCTGTCCTGGTTCCGACTCAAGATGTTCGACGGCGACGAGCTTCTGCTCGACGTGCCCGTCGCCATCGGCGCCGACGACAGCCCCACCCCCACCGGCACCTTCTTCACCACCACCCTCATGCAGGGCTACGCCCAACCCAGCGCCTACGGCATCGCCGCCATCGGCCTGTCGGGGTTCTCGGAGGTGCTCGAGAGCTTCGGCGGCGGCCCGCCCCAGATCGCCATCCACGGCACCTACGACGACGCCGCCATCGGCTCACGGGTGAGCAACGGCTGCATCCGCATGAGCAACGCCGACATCCAGTCCCTCGTGGACCAGCTCCCCCAGCACCTCGGCGTCCCGGTCACCATCGCCCCCTGA
- a CDS encoding flavodoxin family protein: MPRLLLVHHTPSPAVQSLLERARDGAVHPDIEGVELVVRPALAATAIDVLEADGYLLGTPANFGYMSGALKHFFDLVYYPCLDATGGRPYGLYVHGNDDTSGAVRAVATITAGLGWKLAQPVLEVTGSPDAAALDAAWELGASLAALLATEAT, translated from the coding sequence GTGCCCCGCCTCCTCCTCGTGCACCACACGCCGTCGCCGGCCGTGCAGTCACTGCTCGAGCGGGCCCGCGACGGCGCCGTCCACCCGGACATCGAGGGCGTCGAGCTCGTGGTCCGGCCGGCGCTCGCCGCCACCGCCATCGACGTGCTCGAGGCCGACGGCTACCTCCTCGGCACGCCGGCCAACTTCGGGTACATGAGCGGGGCCCTCAAGCACTTCTTCGACCTCGTCTACTACCCCTGCCTCGACGCCACCGGCGGGCGCCCCTACGGGCTGTACGTCCACGGCAACGACGACACCTCCGGCGCGGTGCGGGCCGTCGCCACCATCACCGCGGGGCTCGGCTGGAAGCTGGCGCAGCCCGTGCTGGAGGTCACCGGCAGCCCCGATGCGGCCGCCCTCGACGCCGCGTGGGAGCTCGGGGCGTCGCTGGCGGCCCTGCTGGCGACCGAGGCCACCTGA